Proteins from one Aedes albopictus strain Foshan unplaced genomic scaffold, AalbF5 HiC_scaffold_138, whole genome shotgun sequence genomic window:
- the LOC134284445 gene encoding differentially expressed in FDCP 8 homolog, with protein sequence MQTVQSLKDGIWNLPNTVTSFLAKEEVVLSANSDDSSNNNNNNGSSKSMTNSDVSGKSNPDQSNADDITDKSDSDEVLVEEGVTLGTSSSVLSSDESSLERSHAIPYALIKEQWQLVLDQEETVTIPQMESAIQKCKDLVLQTTEDSIERKWLVRHLIELRHRLRELQDVDSDPDAEPPDTRVILGHHFVKCGGNSSAKRKLHCDHCAGIIWNVMQPSYVCADCSFVAHHKCIPSVIRICAHVITTERNRPIECICPEIGLAFQKYTCAECGTQLSYSKYAWNLLYGIQANLDTLLATK encoded by the exons ATGCAGACGGTGCAGAGCTTAAAAGATGGAATCTGGAATCTGCCCAATACAGTGACTAGTTTCCTTGCAAAAGAGGAGGTAGTTCTCAGTGCGAATAGTGATGATAGCAGcaacaataataacaacaacGGGAGCAGCAAATCGATGACTAATAGTGATGTTAGTGGAAAGAGTAATCCCGATCAGAGTAACGCCGATGACATCACCGACAAATCCGATTCAGATGAGGTGCTCGTTGAGGAAGGTGTTACTTTGGGGACTTCCAGTTCGGTTCTGTCCAGCGATGAAAGCTCACTGGAACGGTCCCATGCCATCCCATACGCACTCATTAAGGAACAATGGCAACTGGTGTTGGATCAGGAAGAAACCGTCACTATTCCTCAGATGGAATCGGCCATTCAGAAGTGCAAGGACCTAGTCCTGCAGACTACGGAGGACTCCATCGAGCGGAAATGGTTGGTACGGCATCTGATCGAGCTGCGGCATCGACTCAGAGAACTTCAGGACGTGGATAGCGATCCGGACGCGGAGCCTCCGGACACGAGGGTCATCCTTGGACATCACTTTGTCAAATGCGGCGGCAATAGCTCGGCTAAACGAAAGTTACACTGCGACCATTGCGCGGGCATTATTTGGAATGTGATGCAGCCGTCTTACGTCTGTGCTG ATTGTTCTTTTGTCGCTCATCACAAGTGCATACCGAGCGTGATAAGGATTTGTGCTCACGTAATCACCACCGAACGGAACCGTCCGATCGAATGCATCTGCCCGGAGATAGGATTGGCGTTTCAGAAGTACACCTGTGCCGAGTGCGGGACGCAGCTTAGCTATAGTAAGTATGCTTGGAATCTTTTGTATGGTATACAAGCcaaccttgataccttgttggctactaagtaa